A genomic window from Gossypium hirsutum isolate 1008001.06 chromosome D12, Gossypium_hirsutum_v2.1, whole genome shotgun sequence includes:
- the LOC107945487 gene encoding uncharacterized protein has protein sequence MVVTSFLRSSWRPYFLINCSLKMNLRLLKMILDPQNIHRLKDSRFPLNILDKIVSDITESKQLLDKLVVVKYNGALGKNMGFGGPEWRLENTIKGKASDMVIPSQAVAS, from the exons ATGGTTGTCACATCATTTCTTCGAAGCTCCTGGAGACCATACTTCTTGATAAATTGTTCACTGAAGATGAACTT GAGGCTTTTGAAGATGATATTGGATCCTCAAAATATCCACAGATTAAAAGATTCAAGATTTCCATTAAATATCCTTGACAAAATCGTATCAG ATATTACTGAATCTAAGCAGCTTTTGGATAAGCTTGTTGTGGTGAAGTATAATGGAGCTTTGGGAAAGAATATGGGTTTCGGTGGTCCCGA ATGGAGGTTGGAGAATACGATCAAAGGGAAAGCATCAGATATGGTGATTCCCAGCCAAGCAGTGGCTTCTTAG